Sequence from the Corallococcus sp. EGB genome:
CGGAATCTCCTCGCCGTCCGCGTCCAGCATGGGCGCGAGCAACGCGCGCGCATCCGCCTTCGCGTAGTGCGGCTGGCAGTCATACGCCACCGACACGGACAGGTCCGCCTGCGCCGCCGAGCGCAGCGAGCACACCGGTCCGCACGTGGGACACGCCCGCTCCTCCTTCATCGTGAAGCCGTTCAGCGTGAGGTCGCGCAGGTCCGCCGGGAGCAGCTCCTCGCACGAAGGCATGGCCAGCGTGGACGGCCGCCCTGGCAGCCCGATGCCCCCCGCGTCCGACGCGTCCGTGCCCGCACCGGGCCTGGTGCACGCGCCCAGGGCGAGCGCCATCAGCAGTGCACCCCGTCCGACCCTCATCCCGTTGGCTCTCCTCACCGACGCCATGCGCGCGGGCGCGGATGGTAGACCGTGCCCGTCCTTCGTCATCAGCATTGTGGAGGGGCTGCCGCTTTCTTGACGCGACCGGATGGCGGGAGGGATGGGGGGCAGGCCGGCCTCGTTCACGGCCGGAGCGTGGGCTAGGCTGCCTGCCGTCCTCCACCATGCGCCTCTCCGGTCTCCTCAGCCTGACGCTCCTGGCCCTGGCGCCGGCCATGCCCGCCCGGGCCCAGACGCCCACCCCGCCTCCCCGGAGCGCGGTCCCTGACGAGTCCTGGAGCGAACCCGGCCAACCGGCCGCCGAGCCGCCCCCCGCGCCGGCGGCGCCCCCCCGCCCCCAGGCGGCACCCGCGGAGGAGGTCCCCTCGCCCATCCCCGACGCCGAGGGCTGGGAGGCCTTCCCCGGCGCCTCCAACCCGGCCCCCGCGTCGCCTCCGCCGCCGCCGTCCAGGGCCCCGCCACCCCCGTCGTTCGACGCGCCGCCGCTCGCCGAGCCCCCGCGCCCGTCCCGCCGCGTGAAGGCCCCCCGTCCTCCACGACCGCCGCTGGCCCCCAACCGCTACGGGCTCTACGGCGGGCGCTCACTGGGCTCCGGACACATCGGCGTGGGCATGGAGCTGGGCTTCCCCTTCGTGTCCGCGCGCGCCGTGTACGGCGTCCTGGAGCCCCTGGACCTGGGGCTGGGCGTGGACACCGTCTACGGCCTGATGACCGAGCTGCGGGCCAGCGCCCGCCTCACGCTGATGGACAGCGACAACGCCAGCCTGGCCTTCGTGGTGGACGGCGGCCACGCGTTCTTCCTGCGTCCCGCGGACACGGAGGACCGGGGCGCGCGCTACCTGAGCGGCCGGCGCGACTGGAACGTGGCCCCGGGGCTGGTGATGTCCTTCCAGGGCGACAGCCCGCGCGCGTGGAGGCCGTACATGGATGTCCGCGCGCTCATGGCCTTCGACATGGACCCCGTCCAGCGGGATCCACTGGGCGGCAGGCCGCCCGCGTGGAAGCTGGATGCGGCCGTCCTCATCCGGCTGGGCGCGGAGATTCCCGTGGGAGAGAAGACGTCCTACGCTGTCTCGCTGGGTGGCGACTTCCGCAGCCGCTCCACCGACGCGGAGTTCATGCCCACGGTGTCCGTGGGCGTGGTGTCCACCCTGTTCTGAAATCCCCCTCACACGTCTCGATCCGAGGTCATCCCATGCGCGGCAGTGTCATTGGTTCAGGTTCGTTCGGAACGGCGCTCGCCAACGTCCTCGCGGTGAATTGCGACGAGGTCCGCCTGTGGGGCCGCGAGCCCTCCACCGTGGAGGCCATCAACACCCGCCACGAGAACGCCACCTACCTCAAGGGCATCCCCCTCTCCGAGCGCGTGCGCGCGACCACGGACCTTCAGGAGGCGCTGGCCGGCTCGGAGATGGTGGTGCTCGCCACGCCCAGCCACGCCACCCGTGAGGTGCTCGCGCGCGCCAGGGACTTCCTGCCCAAGGGCGTGCCGCTCGTCACGGTGTCCAAGGGCATCGAGAACGGCACGCTGCTCACCATGACGGAGCTCCTGGAGGACTGCCTGCCGGAGGAGTTCCATCCGTACATCGCGGTGCTCTCCGGCCCCAGCTTCGCCAAGGAGCTGGCCCGGCGCATGCCCACGGTGGTGACCATCGCGTCGCACTGGGACAAGGTGGCCCAGCGCTGCCAGAAGGCGCTCCAGACGGACACCTTCCGCTCGTACACGTCCACGGACGTGGTGGGCGTGCAGTACGGCGGCGCGCTGAAGAATGTCATCGCCATCGCCGCGGGCATGGCGGACGGCCTGGGCATGGGCCACAACGCGCGCGCGGCCATCATCACGCGCGGCCTGGCGGAGATCACCCGGCTCGCGGTGAGGAAGGGCGCCAACCCGCTGACGCTCTCCGGCCTGTCCGGCATGGGTGACCTGGTGCTCACCTGCACGGGCGAGCTCAGCCGCAACCGCCACGTGGGCATGGAGCTGGGCAAGGGCCGCAAGCTGCCGGACATCCTCGCGGAGATGAAGGAGGTCGCCGAGGGGGTGAAGACGGCGAAGAGCGCGCGCGACCTGTCCATCAAGACGGGCGTGGAGCTGCCCATCTGCGAGCAGGTCTACCTCATCGCCTACGAGGGCAAGAACGCCAGGATGGCGGTGGTGGACCTGATGACGCGCCAGCCGAAGTCGGAGCTGTCCGGCGGCTGAAGAGGGCGCGGCGGACGGGGCTCAGTAGCGGCGCGGCTTCGCTTCAGGGGCGGCGCCGCGCACGCGCCACACGGTGAGCCGCTCGGAGTTGGTGTGGCTCAGCACCAGGCCCTCCGTCTGCATCTCCTCCAGCAGGCGGTTCGTCTTGAGCCGGTCCAGCCCGATGCTGCGGCCCAGCAGGTCGCCAGGCATGCCGCTCAGGTTGTGGCGCAGCTCGTTGATGATGGCGCGCTTGAACTCGTTCTTCTGCAGGCCGTCCAGGTCCTGCGACCGCCACG
This genomic interval carries:
- a CDS encoding NAD(P)H-dependent glycerol-3-phosphate dehydrogenase; amino-acid sequence: MRGSVIGSGSFGTALANVLAVNCDEVRLWGREPSTVEAINTRHENATYLKGIPLSERVRATTDLQEALAGSEMVVLATPSHATREVLARARDFLPKGVPLVTVSKGIENGTLLTMTELLEDCLPEEFHPYIAVLSGPSFAKELARRMPTVVTIASHWDKVAQRCQKALQTDTFRSYTSTDVVGVQYGGALKNVIAIAAGMADGLGMGHNARAAIITRGLAEITRLAVRKGANPLTLSGLSGMGDLVLTCTGELSRNRHVGMELGKGRKLPDILAEMKEVAEGVKTAKSARDLSIKTGVELPICEQVYLIAYEGKNARMAVVDLMTRQPKSELSGG